One window from the genome of Treponema sp. OMZ 838 encodes:
- a CDS encoding 2'-5' RNA ligase family protein yields MKQNNVPQQTHFIGVLLPEDITLTLEDCRRYMNEVYGCKSGHGTPIHVTLVPPFRLQEEYSTADLISAIEKEVLPKGLGFTAHIDNFDAFGDRTLFANVVADENWTKLRDKTIQAILNACPGCTKKDKKPFQPHATVANRDISVGIMTKALQVMNEMNLAEDFPVDNITIFERKGNRWEAGITLEIPMY; encoded by the coding sequence ATGAAACAAAACAATGTTCCGCAGCAAACGCATTTTATCGGCGTTCTCCTCCCAGAGGATATAACCCTTACTCTTGAAGATTGCCGCCGTTATATGAACGAGGTTTACGGCTGCAAGTCAGGGCATGGTACACCCATCCATGTTACACTCGTCCCTCCGTTCAGATTGCAAGAAGAATATTCAACAGCTGATTTAATCAGCGCGATTGAAAAAGAAGTCTTGCCCAAAGGTTTAGGTTTTACTGCTCATATTGATAACTTTGATGCGTTTGGAGATAGAACGCTTTTTGCAAACGTCGTTGCAGATGAAAATTGGACAAAGCTCCGTGATAAAACAATACAAGCAATTTTGAATGCCTGTCCGGGCTGTACGAAAAAAGACAAAAAGCCTTTCCAGCCTCATGCAACTGTTGCAAATCGGGATATTTCTGTAGGCATAATGACGAAGGCGCTTCAAGTTATGAACGAAATGAACCTTGCGGAAGACTTTCCGGTTGATAACATCACGATTTTTGAACGGAAAGGCAACAGGTGGGAAGCGGGGATTACTCTGGAAATTCCCATGTATTGA
- a CDS encoding carboxylesterase — protein MNNAVIYVHGKGGSTDEADHYKKLFNDDYEVIGFDYKAELPWQAKEEFQNYFDFIAPKYSEILLIANSIGAYFSLISLSKKPITKALFISPIVDMENLILTMMKKAKVSEEELRAKKIISTSFGEPLSWEYLSFVRNNPITWNIPTGILYGKKDDMTSLETMTNFAHTINASLTVFDRGEHWFHTEEQMNFLDTWVKRFIQ, from the coding sequence ATGAACAACGCTGTTATATATGTGCACGGAAAAGGCGGTTCCACAGACGAAGCCGATCATTATAAAAAACTTTTTAATGACGATTATGAAGTTATAGGTTTCGATTATAAAGCGGAATTACCGTGGCAGGCTAAAGAAGAATTTCAAAACTATTTTGATTTTATCGCTCCAAAGTACAGTGAAATTTTATTAATCGCAAACAGTATAGGAGCTTATTTTTCTCTGATTTCTTTATCGAAAAAGCCAATCACAAAAGCCCTGTTTATTTCGCCCATTGTCGATATGGAAAATCTAATCTTAACTATGATGAAAAAGGCAAAGGTATCCGAAGAAGAGCTGAGGGCAAAAAAGATAATCAGTACTTCTTTCGGCGAACCATTATCGTGGGAATACCTTTCTTTTGTCAGGAACAATCCTATAACATGGAACATTCCTACCGGCATTCTTTACGGTAAAAAAGACGATATGACTTCTTTGGAAACAATGACGAATTTTGCACATACAATAAACGCGAGCTTAACGGTTTTTGATAGGGGCGAACATTGGTTTCATACGGAAGAGCAAATGAATTTTTTAGATACGTGGGTTAAAAGATTCATTCAGTAG